A portion of the Osmia lignaria lignaria isolate PbOS001 chromosome 15, iyOsmLign1, whole genome shotgun sequence genome contains these proteins:
- the ATP8A gene encoding ATPase phospholipid transporting 8A1 isoform X6, whose protein sequence is MCILKETTIKKAPLHSMQPTARGSPRVPSPGSLRPFTPPDLSSIPHMDGTPPQNSGVRNSFSPASGRANDGSQEQTGPYIIGSPIDLGDIDNVDNIGLRIDPLASGRRTREHIELQEAGGTETNSEVGPIRAENGGSQGDGRRSSHQHDSSEERVVFINAPHQPAKYRNNHITTAKYSLLSFIPMFLFEQFRRYSNCFFLFIALMQQIPDVSPTGRYTTLVPLIFILSVSALKEIVEDIKRHRADDEINMREVEVLRDGHWQWIQWRHVAVGDVVKVRNNNFFPADLILLSSSEPQGMSFIETANLDGETNLKIRQAHPDTASLLDTAELMTFRANIQCEPPNRHLYEFHGVLRETNKQSVALGPDQVLLRGAMLRNTRWVFGVVIYTGHDTKLMQNNTTTAPLKRSTLDRLTNTQILMLFFILLLLCLLSAIFNVVWMKANNNGLWYLGLQEEMTKNFAFNLLTFMILFNNLIPISLQVTLEVVRFVQATFINMDIEMYHAETDTPAMARTSNLNEELGMVNYVFTDKTGTLTKNVMEFKRCSIGGKMYDLPEPVNDTEGGSSINSQLIRDIVEGRAVENSSRPVDKKAAHHAKIVDEFMIMLSVCHTVIPEKIDDTIIYHAASPDERALVDGARKFNYVFDTRTPAYVEIIALGERLRYEILNVIEFTSTRKRMSVIVKTPEGKVKLFCKGADSVIYERLSPSSVEDTDPEQGISNFRDVTLEHLEAFATDGLRTLCFAVADIPDTVYQWWQETYHNATISLANRDTLIENAANLIETKLRLLGATAIEDQLQDQVPETIQSLLQADINVWVLTGDKQETAINIGYSCRLITHGMPLYIINESSLDKTREVIIQRCLDFGIDLKCQNDVALIIDGNTLDFALSCDIRMDFLDLCSSCKVVICCRVSPMQKAEVVDLITSNKKAVTLAIGDGANDVAMIQKAHIGVGISGVEGLQAACASDYSIAQFRFLKRLLFVHGSWNYSRMCKLILYSFYKNICLYIIELWFAISSGWSGQILFERWSIGLYNVVFTAAPPLAMGLFDKVCSAETHLAHPALYATKNTGESSFNIKVFWIWIANALIHSSLLYWLSLMVLKEDVIWSHGRDSGYIILGNFVYTYVVVTVCGKAGLVTNSWTWVTHVATWGSIVLWFLFICIYSNFWPVLNVGAVMLGNDRMLFSTPVFWLGLVLIPSAVLLLDVTVKAVKNTVWKSVTAAARENEIRKSDPGDIFNSHDYRSSRFEKIYRQS, encoded by the exons ATGTGTATTTTAAAGGAGACAACAATAAAAAAG GCCCCGCTGCATTCAATGCAACCGACTGCCAGGGGGAGCCCCCGGGTTCCCAGTCCTGGCTCGTTGCGTCCATTCACACCTCCGGACCTCTCCTCTATACCTCATATGGACGGTACACCACCTCAGAACAGTGGTGTTCGTAACAGTTTCTCACCTGCGTCCGGTCGAGCCAACGATGGATCTCAAGAGCAAACAGGACCCTATATCATCGGTAGTCCAATCGACCTCGGGGATATCGATAACGTCGACAATATCGGCCTACGAATAGATCCTCTGGCCAGTGGACGTCGGACTCGCGAACATATCGAGCTACAAGAAGCTGGGGGAACCGAGACGAATTCCGAAG TGGGCCCCATAAGAGCGGAAAATGGTGGATCTCAAGGTGACGGTCGGCGGTCTTCGCATCAACACGACAGTAGCGAAGAGAGGGTGGTTTTTATCAATGCTCCTCATCAGCCCGCGAAATATAGAAACAATCACATTACTACCGCAAAGTAttcgcttctttcgtttataccTATGTTCCTTTTTGAACAATTTCGTCGATACAGTAATTGCTTCTTCCTATTCATCGCCCTTATGCAG CAAATACCGGATGTATCGCCAACAGGTCGATACACAACTTTAGttccattaatttttattcttagtGTGTCTGCATTGAAAGAAATAGTTGAAGATATT AAAAGGCACAGGGCAGatgatgaaataaatatgcGCGAGGTGGAGGTCTTGAGAGATGGGCATTGGCAGTGGATTCAGTGGCGGCATGTTGCTGTTGGCGATGTAGTTAAG GTCCGTAACAACAATTTCTTCCCTGCTGACTTGATCTTATTGTCATCATCGGAGCCACAGGGTATGTCTTTCATAGAGACTGCCAATTTGGATGGTGAAACGAATTTGAAAATACGACAAGCCCATCCTGACACTGCCAGTCTCTTGGATACTGCAGAATTAATGACCTTTCGTGCAAATATTCAATGCGAGCCACCAAATAGACATCTGTATGAATTCCATGGAGTATTAAGGGAAACTAATAAACA AAGTGTAGCTTTGGGACCTGATCAAGTATTGCTTCGTGGTGCAATGCTGAGGAATACACGTTGGGTGTTTGGTGTAGTAATCTATACAGGGCATGATACAAAACTTATGCAGAACAATACTACAACTGCACCTCTCAAAAGGTCTACATTGGACCGACTGACCAATACACAAATACTCATGTTGTTCTTTATACTTCTTTTATTGTGCCTTCTGTCTGCAATATTTAATGTTGTATGGATGAAAGCTAATAATAATGGATTATGGTATTTAGGTTTACAAG agGAAATGACTAAAAATTTTGCTTTTAATCTTCtaacatttatgattttatttaataatttgatccCTATTTCGTTGCAAGTTACATTGGAAGTTGTAAGATTTGTTCAagctacatttattaatatGGATATTGAAATGTACCATGCAGAAACAGATACCCCCGCAATGGCTCGTACAAGTAATCTTAATGAAGAACTTGGTATGGTTAATTATGTATTTACCGATAAAACCGGAACCCTTACGAAAAATGTGATGGAATTTAAAAGATGTTCAATTGGTGGCAAGATGTATGA TTTGCCAGAGCCTGTAAATGATACCGAAGGTGGTAGTAGCATTAATAGCCAACTAATTAGAGATATTGTAGAAGGAAGAGCAGTAGAAAATTCTTCTCGTCCTGTTGATAAGAAAGCTGCGCATCATGCAAAAATAGTGGACGAGTTCATGATTATGCTCTCAGTATGTCATACAGTTATTCCTGAAAAGATAGACGATACCATCATTTATCATGCTGCATCCCCAg aTGAAAGAGCATTAGTAGATGGAGCacgaaaatttaattatgtGTTTGATACTAGAACGCCTGCTTATGTGGAAATAATAGCTTTGGGTGAAAGACTTCGGTAcgaaatattaaatgttatagaATTCACGTCGACTAGAAAAAGAATGTCAGTAATTGTTAAAACACCAGAAGGAAAAGTCAAACTTTTTTGTAAAGGAGCAGACTCTGTTATTTACGAAAGATTATCTCCATCTTCTGTAGAAGATACTGATCCTGAACAGGGTATAAGCAATTTCCGTGATGTAACCTTGGAACATTTGGAAGCGTTTGCAACAGATGGCTTAAGAACACTTTGTTTTGCTGTTGCAGACATACCCGACACTGTTTATCAG TGGTGGCAAGAAACTTATCACAATGCAACAATTAGTTTAGCGAATCGTGATACTCTGATCGAAAATGCTGCGAATCTTATCGAAACAAAATTGAGATTATTAGGGGCAACTGCTATCGAAGATCAGTTACAAGATCAA gtACCAGAAACGATACAGTCTCTTCTTCAAGCTGATATTAATGTATGGGTATTAACTGGTGATAAGCAGGAAACTGCTATTAACATTGGTTACTCGTGTAGATTGATCACACATGGAATGCCGTTGTATATTATTAATGAATCATCTTTAGAT AAAACTAGAGAGGTGATAATACAACGTTGTCTAGATTTTGGTATTGATTTAAAATGTCAAAACGATGTAGCTCTTATCATAGATGGAAATACATTGGACTTTGCATTATCCTGTGATATTAGAATGGACTTTCTGGATTTATGCTCGTCTTGTAAAGTTGTTATTTGTTGTAGAGTTTCACCAATGCAAAAAGCTGAG GTGGTTGATTTAATTACGAGTAATAAAAAAGCTGTAACACTTGCAATTGGAGATGGTGCAAACGATGTAGCCATGATTCAAAAAGCTCACATTGGTGTTG GAATTTCAGGCGTCGAAGGTCTTCAAGCAGCTTGTGCTTCAGACTATTCCATAGCGCAATTTCGTTTTTTGAAACGCTTATTATTTGTTCACGGCTCTTGGAATTATAGTAGAATGTGTAAATTGATATTATACtcgttttacaaaaatatttgtcTCTATATTATTGAATTGTGGTTTGCTATTTCCTCCGGCTGGTCCGGACAAATCCTTTTCGAACGATGGTCTATCGGTCTTTATAATGTT GTATTTACAGCAGCACCTCCATTAGCGATGGGACTTTTTGATAAAGTATGTTCTGCAGAAACTCATTTAGCTCATCCAGCATTGTATGCCACGAAAAATACTGGAGAGTCATCGTTCAATATTAAg GTGTTTTGGATTTGGATTGCAAATGCTTTAATACATTCATCTCTTCTCTATTGGTTGTCGTTAATGGTTCTAAAGGAGGACGTGATATGGTCACACGGTAGAGATAGCGGTTATATAATTCTAGGAAATTTTGTGTATACT TATGTTGTAGTGACTGTATGCGGAAAGGCAGGTTTAGTAACCAATTCCTGGACGTGGGTTACTCATGTAGCAACATGGGGATCTATTGTGCtttggtttttatttatttgtatttatag cAATTTCTGGCCTGTTTTAAATGTGGGAGCTGTAATGTTAGGTAATGATAGGATGCTGTTTTCGACACCCGTATTTTGGCTGGGTTTGGTACTTATACCATCAGCAGTACTACTCTTGGATGTTACAGTTAAGGC AGTGAAGAATACAGTATGGAAATCTGTAACTGCGGCAGCTAGggaaaatgaaattagaaagtCTGATCCTGGGGACATATTTAACAGCCACGATTATAGAAGCTC aagaTTTGAAAAGATCTACAGACAGTCTTAA
- the ATP8A gene encoding ATPase phospholipid transporting 8A1 isoform X1: MCILKETTIKKAPLHSMQPTARGSPRVPSPGSLRPFTPPDLSSIPHMDGTPPQNSGVRNSFSPASGRANDGSQEQTGPYIIGSPIDLGDIDNVDNIGLRIDPLASGRRTREHIELQEAGGTETNSEVGPIRAENGGSQGDGRRSSHQHDSSEERVVFINAPHQPAKYRNNHITTAKYSLLSFIPMFLFEQFRRYSNCFFLFIALMQQIPDVSPTGRYTTLVPLIFILSVSALKEIVEDIKRHRADDEINMREVEVLRDGHWQWIQWRHVAVGDVVKVRNNNFFPADLILLSSSEPQGMSFIETANLDGETNLKIRQAHPDTASLLDTAELMTFRANIQCEPPNRHLYEFHGVLRETNKQSVALGPDQVLLRGAMLRNTRWVFGVVIYTGHDTKLMQNNTTTAPLKRSTLDRLTNTQILMLFFILLLLCLLSAIFNVVWMKANNNGLWYLGLQEEMTKNFAFNLLTFMILFNNLIPISLQVTLEVVRFVQATFINMDIEMYHAETDTPAMARTSNLNEELGMVNYVFTDKTGTLTKNVMEFKRCSIGGKMYDLPEPVNDTEGGSSINSQLIRDIVEGRAVENSSRPVDKKAAHHAKIVDEFMIMLSVCHTVIPEKIDDTIIYHAASPDERALVDGARKFNYVFDTRTPAYVEIIALGERLRYEILNVIEFTSTRKRMSVIVKTPEGKVKLFCKGADSVIYERLSPSSVEDTDPEQGISNFRDVTLEHLEAFATDGLRTLCFAVADIPDTVYQWWQETYHNATISLANRDTLIENAANLIETKLRLLGATAIEDQLQDQVPETIQSLLQADINVWVLTGDKQETAINIGYSCRLITHGMPLYIINESSLDKTREVIIQRCLDFGIDLKCQNDVALIIDGNTLDFALSCDIRMDFLDLCSSCKVVICCRVSPMQKAEVVDLITSNKKAVTLAIGDGANDVAMIQKAHIGVGISGVEGLQAACASDYSIAQFRFLKRLLFVHGSWNYSRMCKLILYSFYKNICLYIIELWFAISSGWSGQILFERWSIGLYNVVFTAAPPLAMGLFDKVCSAETHLAHPALYATKNTGESSFNIKVFWIWIANALIHSSLLYWLSLMVLKEDVIWSHGRDSGYIILGNFVYTYVVVTVCGKAGLVTNSWTWVTHVATWGSIVLWFLFICIYSNFWPVLNVGAVMLGNDRMLFSTPVFWLGLVLIPSAVLLLDVTVKAVKNTVWKSVTAAARENEIRKSDPGDIFNSHDYRSSLTETARLLKNVKSVFTRRSNAASRVNVEVELSQYSVPLIDDDQVNDGDGLFEEYLNCVGKPEHFYGRL, from the exons ATGTGTATTTTAAAGGAGACAACAATAAAAAAG GCCCCGCTGCATTCAATGCAACCGACTGCCAGGGGGAGCCCCCGGGTTCCCAGTCCTGGCTCGTTGCGTCCATTCACACCTCCGGACCTCTCCTCTATACCTCATATGGACGGTACACCACCTCAGAACAGTGGTGTTCGTAACAGTTTCTCACCTGCGTCCGGTCGAGCCAACGATGGATCTCAAGAGCAAACAGGACCCTATATCATCGGTAGTCCAATCGACCTCGGGGATATCGATAACGTCGACAATATCGGCCTACGAATAGATCCTCTGGCCAGTGGACGTCGGACTCGCGAACATATCGAGCTACAAGAAGCTGGGGGAACCGAGACGAATTCCGAAG TGGGCCCCATAAGAGCGGAAAATGGTGGATCTCAAGGTGACGGTCGGCGGTCTTCGCATCAACACGACAGTAGCGAAGAGAGGGTGGTTTTTATCAATGCTCCTCATCAGCCCGCGAAATATAGAAACAATCACATTACTACCGCAAAGTAttcgcttctttcgtttataccTATGTTCCTTTTTGAACAATTTCGTCGATACAGTAATTGCTTCTTCCTATTCATCGCCCTTATGCAG CAAATACCGGATGTATCGCCAACAGGTCGATACACAACTTTAGttccattaatttttattcttagtGTGTCTGCATTGAAAGAAATAGTTGAAGATATT AAAAGGCACAGGGCAGatgatgaaataaatatgcGCGAGGTGGAGGTCTTGAGAGATGGGCATTGGCAGTGGATTCAGTGGCGGCATGTTGCTGTTGGCGATGTAGTTAAG GTCCGTAACAACAATTTCTTCCCTGCTGACTTGATCTTATTGTCATCATCGGAGCCACAGGGTATGTCTTTCATAGAGACTGCCAATTTGGATGGTGAAACGAATTTGAAAATACGACAAGCCCATCCTGACACTGCCAGTCTCTTGGATACTGCAGAATTAATGACCTTTCGTGCAAATATTCAATGCGAGCCACCAAATAGACATCTGTATGAATTCCATGGAGTATTAAGGGAAACTAATAAACA AAGTGTAGCTTTGGGACCTGATCAAGTATTGCTTCGTGGTGCAATGCTGAGGAATACACGTTGGGTGTTTGGTGTAGTAATCTATACAGGGCATGATACAAAACTTATGCAGAACAATACTACAACTGCACCTCTCAAAAGGTCTACATTGGACCGACTGACCAATACACAAATACTCATGTTGTTCTTTATACTTCTTTTATTGTGCCTTCTGTCTGCAATATTTAATGTTGTATGGATGAAAGCTAATAATAATGGATTATGGTATTTAGGTTTACAAG agGAAATGACTAAAAATTTTGCTTTTAATCTTCtaacatttatgattttatttaataatttgatccCTATTTCGTTGCAAGTTACATTGGAAGTTGTAAGATTTGTTCAagctacatttattaatatGGATATTGAAATGTACCATGCAGAAACAGATACCCCCGCAATGGCTCGTACAAGTAATCTTAATGAAGAACTTGGTATGGTTAATTATGTATTTACCGATAAAACCGGAACCCTTACGAAAAATGTGATGGAATTTAAAAGATGTTCAATTGGTGGCAAGATGTATGA TTTGCCAGAGCCTGTAAATGATACCGAAGGTGGTAGTAGCATTAATAGCCAACTAATTAGAGATATTGTAGAAGGAAGAGCAGTAGAAAATTCTTCTCGTCCTGTTGATAAGAAAGCTGCGCATCATGCAAAAATAGTGGACGAGTTCATGATTATGCTCTCAGTATGTCATACAGTTATTCCTGAAAAGATAGACGATACCATCATTTATCATGCTGCATCCCCAg aTGAAAGAGCATTAGTAGATGGAGCacgaaaatttaattatgtGTTTGATACTAGAACGCCTGCTTATGTGGAAATAATAGCTTTGGGTGAAAGACTTCGGTAcgaaatattaaatgttatagaATTCACGTCGACTAGAAAAAGAATGTCAGTAATTGTTAAAACACCAGAAGGAAAAGTCAAACTTTTTTGTAAAGGAGCAGACTCTGTTATTTACGAAAGATTATCTCCATCTTCTGTAGAAGATACTGATCCTGAACAGGGTATAAGCAATTTCCGTGATGTAACCTTGGAACATTTGGAAGCGTTTGCAACAGATGGCTTAAGAACACTTTGTTTTGCTGTTGCAGACATACCCGACACTGTTTATCAG TGGTGGCAAGAAACTTATCACAATGCAACAATTAGTTTAGCGAATCGTGATACTCTGATCGAAAATGCTGCGAATCTTATCGAAACAAAATTGAGATTATTAGGGGCAACTGCTATCGAAGATCAGTTACAAGATCAA gtACCAGAAACGATACAGTCTCTTCTTCAAGCTGATATTAATGTATGGGTATTAACTGGTGATAAGCAGGAAACTGCTATTAACATTGGTTACTCGTGTAGATTGATCACACATGGAATGCCGTTGTATATTATTAATGAATCATCTTTAGAT AAAACTAGAGAGGTGATAATACAACGTTGTCTAGATTTTGGTATTGATTTAAAATGTCAAAACGATGTAGCTCTTATCATAGATGGAAATACATTGGACTTTGCATTATCCTGTGATATTAGAATGGACTTTCTGGATTTATGCTCGTCTTGTAAAGTTGTTATTTGTTGTAGAGTTTCACCAATGCAAAAAGCTGAG GTGGTTGATTTAATTACGAGTAATAAAAAAGCTGTAACACTTGCAATTGGAGATGGTGCAAACGATGTAGCCATGATTCAAAAAGCTCACATTGGTGTTG GAATTTCAGGCGTCGAAGGTCTTCAAGCAGCTTGTGCTTCAGACTATTCCATAGCGCAATTTCGTTTTTTGAAACGCTTATTATTTGTTCACGGCTCTTGGAATTATAGTAGAATGTGTAAATTGATATTATACtcgttttacaaaaatatttgtcTCTATATTATTGAATTGTGGTTTGCTATTTCCTCCGGCTGGTCCGGACAAATCCTTTTCGAACGATGGTCTATCGGTCTTTATAATGTT GTATTTACAGCAGCACCTCCATTAGCGATGGGACTTTTTGATAAAGTATGTTCTGCAGAAACTCATTTAGCTCATCCAGCATTGTATGCCACGAAAAATACTGGAGAGTCATCGTTCAATATTAAg GTGTTTTGGATTTGGATTGCAAATGCTTTAATACATTCATCTCTTCTCTATTGGTTGTCGTTAATGGTTCTAAAGGAGGACGTGATATGGTCACACGGTAGAGATAGCGGTTATATAATTCTAGGAAATTTTGTGTATACT TATGTTGTAGTGACTGTATGCGGAAAGGCAGGTTTAGTAACCAATTCCTGGACGTGGGTTACTCATGTAGCAACATGGGGATCTATTGTGCtttggtttttatttatttgtatttatag cAATTTCTGGCCTGTTTTAAATGTGGGAGCTGTAATGTTAGGTAATGATAGGATGCTGTTTTCGACACCCGTATTTTGGCTGGGTTTGGTACTTATACCATCAGCAGTACTACTCTTGGATGTTACAGTTAAGGC AGTGAAGAATACAGTATGGAAATCTGTAACTGCGGCAGCTAGggaaaatgaaattagaaagtCTGATCCTGGGGACATATTTAACAGCCACGATTATAGAAGCTC ATTAACGGAGACGGCTCGGCTACTGAAAAACGTTAAAAGTGTTTTCACCAGGCGATCAAACGCCGCCTCCAGAGTTAATGTCGAGGTGGAGCTATCAC